The Jeotgalibaca sp. MA1X17-3 genome has a segment encoding these proteins:
- a CDS encoding IS3 family transposase — MWYAIEEYIEFYNHRSYQKKLKKMTPIAYRDHLLWVV, encoded by the coding sequence TTGTGGTATGCCATAGAAGAATATATTGAATTTTACAATCATCGCAGCTATCAAAAAAAGTTAAAGAAGATGACCCCGATTGCTTATCGAGACCATCTTCTATGGGTAGTATGA
- a CDS encoding DDE-type integrase/transposase/recombinase: MNGIISPIRKAKRYRKIMKATQEHKTKKNLVNRHFDYGTPYKVLLTDITYLPYGNGQTAYLSTAKDGATGEIIAHHFSTSLKMGLVYQKLEKMSTVIQQDNLETEQYFHSDQGVHYIHLFRKMLKKCA, from the coding sequence ATGAACGGTATTATTTCTCCAATCAGAAAAGCAAAACGGTACCGAAAAATCATGAAAGCTACGCAGGAGCACAAGACCAAGAAAAACTTGGTGAATCGGCATTTTGACTATGGAACTCCATATAAAGTGCTCCTGACGGATATCACATATCTTCCATACGGGAACGGTCAAACAGCCTATCTTTCCACTGCCAAAGACGGTGCAACGGGAGAAATCATTGCCCATCACTTTTCTACAAGTTTGAAGATGGGTTTGGTATATCAGAAACTGGAAAAAATGTCCACAGTGATCCAACAAGATAACCTAGAAACAGAACAATACTTTCACTCGGACCAGGGTGTCCATTATATCCACCTTTTCAGAAAAATGTTGAAGAAATGTGCTTAA
- a CDS encoding pyruvate, water dikinase regulatory protein — MKPVVIYLISDSIGETGEQVVHSILSQYSLEISRIKKFTHVLTKVELETIVNDIYQEEKVVVFYTLVQKELRQYLTELPQKRNYFFVDILGDGLTVLEQATGLKSIEEPGIIRKMDQEYFNRIEAIEFSVRYDDGIDPRGILKADLVVLGISRTSKTPLSMYLANKNIRVANVPLFPESEPPKEIYQISPTRIIGLTNTPEKLNNIRKERLKALGLPQNASYAEINRILEELEYADKIMKKIGCFIIDVSDNAIEETANLILDYMKKIDLFIPTRV; from the coding sequence ATGAAACCAGTAGTAATTTATCTTATTTCTGACTCAATAGGAGAAACCGGCGAACAAGTTGTACATTCTATTCTCTCACAGTACTCTTTAGAAATTAGTAGAATTAAAAAATTTACACATGTATTAACAAAAGTAGAATTAGAAACTATCGTCAACGATATTTATCAAGAAGAAAAAGTAGTTGTCTTTTACACGTTAGTTCAAAAAGAATTGAGACAGTACTTAACAGAACTTCCACAAAAAAGAAATTACTTTTTTGTAGATATTTTAGGAGATGGTTTAACAGTCCTAGAACAAGCAACGGGTCTTAAATCTATTGAAGAACCAGGAATTATTCGGAAAATGGATCAAGAATACTTTAATAGAATTGAAGCAATAGAATTTTCTGTTCGATACGATGATGGGATAGATCCACGAGGAATACTAAAGGCTGATTTAGTAGTCTTAGGAATATCAAGAACATCTAAAACGCCTTTATCTATGTATTTAGCAAATAAAAATATACGTGTTGCAAATGTCCCACTTTTTCCTGAATCTGAACCACCTAAAGAAATCTATCAAATTTCACCCACTAGAATTATTGGTTTAACAAATACTCCTGAAAAATTAAATAACATACGAAAAGAGAGATTAAAGGCTCTAGGATTACCACAAAATGCTAGTTATGCTGAAATCAATCGAATCTTGGAAGAACTAGAGTATGCTGATAAAATTATGAAAAAAATTGGCTGTTTCATTATAGATGTATCTGATAATGCTATAGAAGAAACAGCAAATTTAATCTTAGATTATATGAAAAAAATAGATCTATTCATACCTACTAGAGTTTAA
- a CDS encoding helix-turn-helix transcriptional regulator gives MKLSTRQKEIIEIVKKNEPITGEKIAALLGFSRSTLRPDFSLLTLSQLLIAKPKVGYFYNTHKVEPLIIKDIKEKKVEDVMSVPVIVRSETSIQDTIIKIFLEDVGSIYITEHNHLVGLVSRKDLLKIVIGKINIEEMPISMAMTRVPNIAFVFSNDSVETATKKLLQHEVDSLPVIEFVEGEDLNYLKVVGKFSKTLISRLFLNLIKNES, from the coding sequence ATGAAATTAAGTACTCGCCAAAAAGAGATTATTGAAATTGTTAAAAAAAATGAACCCATTACAGGAGAAAAAATTGCTGCTTTATTAGGTTTTTCTCGTTCAACGTTAAGACCTGATTTTTCACTACTAACCTTGAGTCAGCTATTAATTGCAAAACCTAAAGTAGGCTATTTTTACAATACTCATAAAGTAGAACCTTTAATAATAAAAGATATAAAAGAAAAGAAAGTAGAAGATGTTATGAGTGTTCCAGTAATAGTCCGATCTGAAACCTCTATTCAAGATACTATAATAAAAATTTTTTTAGAAGATGTAGGTTCAATCTATATTACAGAACATAATCATCTTGTGGGGCTTGTTTCTAGAAAAGATTTACTGAAAATAGTGATTGGAAAAATAAATATTGAAGAAATGCCAATTAGTATGGCAATGACTAGAGTCCCTAATATTGCCTTTGTTTTTAGCAACGACTCCGTGGAGACTGCAACCAAAAAACTTTTACAGCATGAAGTAGATAGTCTTCCAGTAATAGAATTTGTAGAGGGGGAAGACTTGAATTACTTAAAAGTAGTTGGAAAATTCTCTAAAACTTTAATTAGTCGTTTATTTTTGAATCTTATTAAAAATGAAAGTTAG
- a CDS encoding recombinase family protein, producing the protein MKHGYARVSTRHQDLEGQLRQLEEERCDKIFFEKITGTKSDRPEFQKLLQAIQTGDTLVVTKLDRFARSTQDALNTIKYLFEKGIRINVLNLGIIENTSTGRLIFTIFSAFADFERDLIVERTQEGKEIAKQRPGFKEGRPKKFSQQQIELAMKLLETHSYTEVEKMTGISKSTLTRHKRKRGDMSYE; encoded by the coding sequence ATGAAACATGGATATGCACGGGTGAGTACCCGTCACCAAGATTTGGAAGGACAGCTGCGTCAGCTGGAAGAGGAACGATGCGATAAGATTTTCTTTGAAAAAATAACCGGAACAAAGAGTGATCGTCCAGAATTCCAAAAACTACTCCAAGCGATTCAAACCGGGGATACACTGGTGGTCACCAAATTAGATCGGTTTGCCCGTAGTACACAGGATGCCTTAAATACGATTAAGTATCTTTTTGAAAAGGGTATTCGGATTAATGTTCTGAATCTAGGGATAATTGAAAATACGTCAACAGGAAGATTAATTTTTACCATTTTCAGTGCCTTTGCGGATTTTGAACGCGACCTAATTGTGGAACGAACACAAGAAGGAAAGGAAATTGCCAAACAACGACCAGGATTCAAGGAAGGGCGTCCTAAAAAGTTCTCCCAACAACAGATCGAATTAGCCATGAAGCTCCTAGAGACCCACTCCTATACAGAAGTCGAGAAGATGACGGGGATCAGCAAAAGTACGCTTACTCGACATAAGCGAAAGAGAGGAGATATGTCTTATGAGTGA